From the Aspergillus puulaauensis MK2 DNA, chromosome 1, nearly complete sequence genome, the window GTATTCCCTTCAATAATTCCATACAACGCGGTCATCATATTGCCAGGATGCTAACTTCATCACAGCGCTGGCGGCATGGCAACTGCCCTCCTGACATCTCCCCTTGACGTTCTCCGAACGCGCCTTCAATCCGACTACTACCGCTCCCAACTCAAATCCACCATTTCCGCACACCATACACGCCCCTCCATAGCGCGCTCATTTATTACCCACTTTAGCGAAACCTTTGAaattctcttctccatccaccgcGTCGAGGGCTGGCGCAGTTTATTCCGCGGTCTCGGGCCCAGTCTTACAGGTGTTGTCCCGGCGACGGCAATCAAGTTCTACGCGTACGGGAACTGCAAACGGCTATATCCGGAACTCTTAGGGATTAATAAAGATGCGACGTCGGTTCACGCGCTATCCGCCGCCACCGCAGGCGTTGTTACGGGGACAGCGACGAATCCGATCTGGCTAGTAAAGACAAGATTGCAACTTGATAGATCGCATGCGAGCAGTGATGGGACATTGAGGCCGCCACAGTATCGCAATAGCTACGACTGCGTTAAGCAGGTTATCCGGCAAGAGGGTGTCAAGGGCCTCTACCGGGGCTTGATGGCCAGCTACTTAGGCGTTATTGAGACCACATTACATTTGGCTGCTTACGAGCGGATAAAGGTCATGGTTGCCCATCACTATGAACGACAGGGCAAGGCCCAGTCTAGTGAAGTGACGCAAGGGCTGATTCTGAGTGGCGCGGCGGGTGTTTCCAAGCTGATTGCTGTGTTGATTGCCTACCCTCATGAGGTAAGTCGTATTCATGCTCAAGAAAACCGAACAAGATCACTGACTAACCACTACACAGGTCCTGCGAACACGACTGCGGCAAGCCCCAATGGCGGACGGCCGCCAGAAATACACAGGTGTGGTGCAATGTCTGCGACTGATGGTGAAAGAAGAAGGTTTCGTCGCCCTTTACGGTGGCCTGACAGCCCACATGATCCGGACAGTTCCCTCCGCGGCAATCACGCTGGGAACATATGAACTGGTTCTAAAACTGCTAAGCGGAACTTCGTCATCGTGAGGGGTGTTCGGTTTTATAGAACAGACGACTTACTGTATATTACGATTGTAGATTATATTTCTCATGTACAATAGACCGGGCAATTTAGATGGCTtgtaatatataatagatacCCTACTTTTTGGATTTTTTGGATCGTTTTGTAGAAAAGTGTTCTGTACTGCTTAGATATATTCGAACTGTAATAGGCTGATGGTAGACTTTCTTCGGATCCAGGGGTTGCGAGTGGTTTTCTTGGCTGAAGCCCTCAAGAGTTTCTATAGGCCAACTTTTTACTGCAACTCCCAATATACTTCACAAAACATATGGACTCGAACTAATCCCACGCAATCCCTAATTCCCGCTCTGAAATCGCGGCTCGAAattcctccatctcatcGCCTCTCTCCTTGATCACCCATTCAAGTGTATCTCCAAACGTCTCGCCGTTATTTCGGAACCAGTCCCCCAGGGAGAGCACAAAAGTCTCAACCTGCTCTTTCAACGGACAATGTTCCCGTAGCCAGAGGACCTGGCCCGGATCAAGTTTCATCATGTCTTGCACGACGTAGTAGTGTGGGATTTCATCTCCCCACCCCTCCGAGCCAGGTTCATGGAATATATCATTCCGAAAGCGCGAGCGGTATTTTGCAGATGAATTGTAGGCCGTCGTCGGGTGGGTAGTATAAAAGTAAGGGTCTGTAGGTTCGGAGTTCGGGTCATAGAATCCGTACGGTGTCAAGGTATTATGCATAGGGTAGTTTAGGTGGACGTTGAAGGTAAGTTGCTGGTTGCTCTCAGGGTAACGTTTTCGGAACTTTCGTTGGATAGTCCCGTTGCTCGGACAAATATGGTTTTGGACGATATCGTTAATTACCAGGCGTACATCCTCGATCTCAGCTAGGTCCGATGTGGTCCAGTTGTGGAGGAGTTGCGCGCGCTCGGCGACGGTATTCCGCAGGCTGCGGCTAAATCGATCGTACTCGCGCGTATGAAATGCGCGGTGGTACAGCCATAGTCGATAAATAGCGCGGCGCAGGCGGAATCGCTCCTCGTTGCTGAGCGAACGTCTGTTCTCGAAGTCCAGCTTCCATTTCTTGATAGGGTAGATTATCTCCCATTTCTGAGCGGCCCTGCCAATCTCAACAACTTGCTTGAGGAGGGATGCTGTAAGCGGTGCCATTCGATGAAGATGTGCTAGTTGGCTTGTATTATGTGTCGCTACCTGGACGATATCATCGACAGGGCCGAACTCCATTTCCGCAGCCTCGATGAAGATTTGTAGCTTGTTCGACCGATTAAAGACGTCGCGAAACCGGCGGGATGCTGCTGCGAGGTTCATAACGTCGGATATGGTATCGCAGGAGCGAAATATATGGAGCAGAAGCTCCGTGGCAAGATAGTTGAAGCGCATAGTGTCGGTATCTTCTGGAATCAGTTACGCTCAGATAAACAATGGCATTGTGGTAGCCAATGATGGTTATCACCAACGGCTTACCTATTGTAATGGAATTATTTGAACTGGTGATAATGATTTATATTTCGTGTCAAGATTGCAGCTGAAACCACAAGGGACAGCTTCGTTATAGTAGTAAGTCAACTGTCGTCGCAAACAATGTATGACTCTTAAGTTGCGACCCCGCCCTTGGGGCTCTCGGAGAAGGTACGAAACTTGGGCATGGTTGAAATGGTGAGAATCATCTCAGAATGATGGGACTGGGCTCCCTGTAGCCACAAAGGGCTGGATAAGATGAGCGGTGCCATGACGGTTGAGATTCcaaggttgaggaggagcttggggCACCCAAGCTCCTTTAGTAGTTCATTAGTTATGCATCTATTCCGCTTATATAAGCGTGTGTCTGCATAAACTTTATAATCTTCAATCCCATTGGCTATAATCTTGTTTATACTATCAGGTGGTGCGTATGCCAAAGATATTCCCAAATACAAAGCGAACTGCTTTAATATTGCTTGTTCAATTGCTTCTATCAATAAATAGCCACATTAGCTGTTTATCTGTGCTCGAATGGTTTAAAGCTGCATAATACTGCAGTACACAACTTAAACTGCTCCAACAACAAATATATAGTGCAGATCAAAAAGCAATATCATGGAACATTAAGACCAACCCAGACAATTGATTTACTCGAACTACATTACCATTAGTTCAAGAGCCAAACAACCTTACTCAACACCAAGCTCAGCCAGAAGTTAAACCCACTTGGTTCTCGCGCCCATTATCCGAGTAGCCGGTGATAGACTACTCGTTGGTAGAGGGTGCGCTGATGGCGGTGATGGATAAAAGGGTTGTAAAGCGCATGGCGTTGGCCGTGGATTTGATTCGATCTGACGTTGGTATCACCGGCGTAGGGAAGATTTGGGTGTAGGAAGTATGGTGTATACTATGCTGTAGTGAGCACGAGGAGGTTAGACAAGGCATGTATGCCTTTCTTAGATGCTTACTGGCACTACTTGTAGGTGAATGGCCCCTACGCAGTCCACTGAACAGAGGGCTGACTTTTGACGCTGCTTTTGCCCCGGAGTGAAACAGATTCAAAGGCGGCAGATAAAACATCATGGGGTAAATACGGCAATTCGTATattgatgagacgctagaccactacaccaaaagaccttgtaaggctggtggtgagccagctatctccaacttATATTTCATCCTAGAATAATGATATACAGAATATGCGGCACGATAAAACAGATTTACCCCCATGGCCGGCGAGAGTAAGCCAGTTGGACCCTTGTCAGTTGTCAGTTGTCACAAATCTGAGTACTGGATGCTTCAACATCAGAAGATCTAGTGTCGGCTACAGCAATCGAATAGGCTTACACACGGTACATTTTGTTGATGGCTAGCTAACTTCAGATGATGAGTGACGAAGAGTAATGCATGAAGATCTTTTTTATCTACCTCGTAGtgagatgttgaagttgcACCCACCAAAGACGCCTTCAATACGACCATGAACATGAATCCCACACATATACATCCTTCAGGATATCAAGTCTAAGAGTACatcgaaaaaaaaaaaaaaacagtGAAAAATCAAAACAACGGCGCTTATTATCCGAAAAGCACCCGGGTGTCCAGAGCGCCCGGTTTCCGCTCACCCTGTCCCAACTCCAAGTCTGACCGCTTGGATAGTCGCTCAGTTTGTACATCCCTCCGCTTGGCATACCGCGCGGCCTTGCTAACCCGAATGTCACGACGGACCTGGTTCGGGCTCACGTACTCCTTGTTTTCGTAGATAACAGGGCCACCGAAGCTACCTTCCAGGATAACAATGGGCGTGAGGACGAACCGAGGCCCAATCTCAACAAGAGAAAGTTCGGGGCCGTCTTTGGGGTTGTGAACAGGcttttcagcttcttcctcaccatccttcttcttgcctcCGCCTTCCGACTCTCTGATTTCGAAAACACGGATCCAGATTTTGCCATCGACACCATAGATTCCAATGACACGGTCGATGAAAGGCTTCATTCCCTTGACACCACGCTTTGGTACACAGAAGACACCACGGAGCATCTCCCTGATCAGTCCCCGGTACTCGTTTCCAGGCTGGCTCATGACGGGGCCTTGCTCGTCAAACGACTGGTCGAAAACGACAATCCCGCGACCACCCTTCAGACAGTTACCAGCAAATCCAGTATTCAATTCCGCCATGGTGTGCAAGTTGTTGACATGGAATTTGATCGTAGGCCCGTTCGGCGGCCGTGAAAGCCACAGGTATAAATCTTGTCCATTCTTCTTGGCTTCGAGGAAGAAAATCACGTTGCAGGAGTGTAGGTCGGCGAGAGAGTTCAGAAGTAGGTTGTAACCagcggccttcttcctcgaatCCAGCTTGCTTTCCTTATGACTGTGAGGGAGTAATGAGGTGATATCGGAGAGAAGATGTCGGTGACTAAAATCCCAGACAGTCAGAGATACATCTAGCTGAGATTTAATACTGCGATTTGAGATTGAGCACTTACCGAGATGTAACACCTCGCGAGGTGAGCATAAGCACACGGGTCTTAGGCATGAGACCTGCGGACAGCTGCTTCTTTGCTGAATCGGCGGTattttcctcctcatcttcttcactaTCGCTCGTATCGTCGGCATCGT encodes:
- the BRX1 gene encoding ribosome biogenesis protein BRX1 (COG:J;~EggNog:ENOG410PGS3;~InterPro:IPR007109,IPR026532;~PFAM:PF04427) translates to MASVYKTVSKKKSRELAKQQDQDEEDVMMEEMLNDADDTSDSEEDEEENTADSAKKQLSAGLMPKTRVLMLTSRGVTSRHRHLLSDITSLLPHSHKESKLDSRKKAAGYNLLLNSLADLHSCNVIFFLEAKKNGQDLYLWLSRPPNGPTIKFHVNNLHTMAELNTGFAGNCLKGGRGIVVFDQSFDEQGPVMSQPGNEYRGLIREMLRGVFCVPKRGVKGMKPFIDRVIGIYGVDGKIWIRVFEIRESEGGGKKKDGEEEAEKPVHNPKDGPELSLVEIGPRFVLTPIVILEGSFGGPVIYENKEYVSPNQVRRDIRVSKAARYAKRRDVQTERLSKRSDLELGQGERKPGALDTRVLFG
- a CDS encoding F-box protein (COG:S;~EggNog:ENOG410PFGH) encodes the protein MRFNYLATELLLHIFRSCDTISDVMNLAAASRRFRDVFNRSNKLQIFIEAAEMEFGPVDDIVQVATHNTSQLAHLHRMAPLTASLLKQVVEIGRAAQKWEIIYPIKKWKLDFENRRSLSNEERFRLRRAIYRLWLYHRAFHTREYDRFSRSLRNTVAERAQLLHNWTTSDLAEIEDVRLVINDIVQNHICPSNGTIQRKFRKRYPESNQQLTFNVHLNYPMHNTLTPYGFYDPNSEPTDPYFYTTHPTTAYNSSAKYRSRFRNDIFHEPGSEGWGDEIPHYYVVQDMMKLDPGQVLWLREHCPLKEQVETFVLSLGDWFRNNGETFGDTLEWVIKERGDEMEEFRAAISERELGIAWD
- a CDS encoding putative mitochondrial carrier protein (Rim2) (BUSCO:EOG09263HED;~COG:C;~EggNog:ENOG410PI6Y;~InterPro:IPR018108,IPR023395;~PFAM:PF00153;~TransMembrane:1 (o261-279i)), with the translated sequence MQAVRNDTKDAALNAVPEKPITPPQVQQTNSSWTHLVAGAAGGMATALLTSPLDVLRTRLQSDYYRSQLKSTISAHHTRPSIARSFITHFSETFEILFSIHRVEGWRSLFRGLGPSLTGVVPATAIKFYAYGNCKRLYPELLGINKDATSVHALSAATAGVVTGTATNPIWLVKTRLQLDRSHASSDGTLRPPQYRNSYDCVKQVIRQEGVKGLYRGLMASYLGVIETTLHLAAYERIKVMVAHHYERQGKAQSSEVTQGLILSGAAGVSKLIAVLIAYPHEVLRTRLRQAPMADGRQKYTGVVQCLRLMVKEEGFVALYGGLTAHMIRTVPSAAITLGTYELVLKLLSGTSSS